A stretch of Candidatus Methylomirabilota bacterium DNA encodes these proteins:
- the folD gene encoding bifunctional methylenetetrahydrofolate dehydrogenase/methenyltetrahydrofolate cyclohydrolase FolD: protein MTLDGKAVAAKVLAEVKAGAAAYRERTGAPPTLAVILVGEDPASQLYVRSKKRDAEEVGIASRDFLFPQGCTQAELHATIQRINADPSMHGVLLQLPLPKGLDEDAAIATIAPAKDADGLHPVSLGNLLGGKPTLVPCTPAGCIEILDHYGIPLEGAEAVVVGRSRLVGKPLAQLLIGRNATVTTCHTRTRDLAAHCRRADLLCVAAGRARMVTGDMVKNGVVVIDVGTNRLDTGKLAGDVDFASVSPKAGAITPVPGGVGPMTRAMLMRNTLLAAQRQAGLSPS, encoded by the coding sequence GTGACTCTCGACGGGAAGGCCGTCGCGGCGAAGGTCCTGGCCGAGGTCAAGGCCGGGGCCGCCGCCTACCGGGAGCGCACGGGCGCGCCGCCCACGCTGGCGGTCATCCTCGTGGGCGAAGATCCCGCCTCGCAGCTCTACGTGCGCAGCAAGAAGCGCGACGCCGAGGAGGTGGGCATCGCCTCGCGCGACTTCCTCTTCCCCCAGGGCTGCACCCAGGCCGAGCTCCACGCGACGATCCAGCGCATCAACGCCGATCCCTCGATGCACGGGGTGCTGCTGCAGCTCCCGCTGCCGAAGGGCCTGGACGAGGATGCGGCCATCGCGACCATCGCCCCCGCGAAGGACGCCGACGGTCTTCACCCGGTGAGCCTGGGCAACCTGCTCGGGGGGAAGCCGACCCTGGTGCCCTGCACACCGGCCGGCTGCATCGAGATCCTCGACCACTACGGGATTCCCCTCGAGGGCGCGGAGGCGGTGGTGGTGGGGCGCTCGCGACTCGTGGGGAAGCCCCTCGCCCAGCTTCTCATCGGGCGCAACGCGACCGTGACGACCTGCCACACGCGGACCCGCGATCTCGCTGCCCACTGCCGGCGCGCCGACCTCCTCTGCGTGGCCGCGGGCCGCGCGCGTATGGTGACGGGCGACATGGTCAAGAACGGCGTGGTGGTGATCGACGTGGGCACCAACCGGCTCGACACCGGCAAGCTCGCCGGCGACGTGGACTTCGCCTCGGTAAGCCCGAAGGCCGGCGCGATCACGCCGGTGCCCGGCGGCGTGGGGCCGATGACGCGCGCCATGCTCATGCGCAACACGCTCCTCGCCGCCCAGCGCCAGGCCGGCCTCTCCCCCTCCTGA
- the rny gene encoding ribonuclease Y, with protein MDLMLLLLPLVAILAFLVGYLGQKITTVRTIGDAETRARRIVEEAKTKVDQAARETEAKAREAEAKIRNAELEAKEMALRARAELEQESRARQKDMQDIERRVAQQEEQVTRRLDQLDRRDQDFHQREKGLGDRERRLTETEARLTNALDEHKRKLESIAGLTAEEARRQLMAQVEVEARREAQLLGMRLEEEAREVAHGKAKEVLATTIQRLAPDYTVETAVSIVDLPSDDMKGRIIGREGRNIRALELHTGVDLIVDDTPEAVLISAYDPYRREIARLALQKLIADGRIHPARIEEVVDKVKKEMEEHLKEEGEKACFEVGVHGLHPELIKLVGRMKYRTSYGQNCLQHSKEVAWLAGMMAAEIGADVKLAKRMGLLHDIGKALTHEQEGSHPELSLQVLTKYSESPQVINAALCGHENVEAETIEAVLTEAADGISAARPGARRDVLESYIKRLAKLEEIAMSYKGVEMCYAIQAGRELRIMTKAEQISDLDAHQLAKDISKRIEAEMQYPGHIKVVVIRETRAVEVAK; from the coding sequence ATGGACCTGATGCTGCTGCTCCTCCCCCTGGTGGCGATTCTCGCCTTCCTGGTCGGATATCTCGGGCAGAAGATCACCACCGTTCGTACCATCGGCGACGCCGAGACCCGCGCGCGGCGCATCGTCGAGGAAGCCAAGACGAAGGTCGACCAGGCTGCGCGCGAGACCGAGGCCAAGGCCCGCGAGGCCGAGGCCAAGATCCGCAATGCCGAGCTCGAGGCCAAGGAGATGGCCCTGCGCGCCCGGGCCGAGCTCGAGCAGGAGAGCCGCGCCCGCCAGAAGGATATGCAGGACATCGAGCGGCGGGTCGCCCAGCAGGAGGAACAGGTCACCCGCCGCCTGGACCAGCTCGACCGGCGCGACCAGGATTTTCACCAGCGCGAAAAGGGCCTGGGGGACCGCGAGCGCCGGCTGACCGAGACCGAGGCCCGCCTCACCAACGCCCTCGACGAGCACAAGCGGAAGCTGGAGTCGATCGCCGGGCTGACCGCGGAGGAAGCGCGGCGGCAGCTCATGGCCCAGGTCGAGGTGGAGGCCCGCCGGGAGGCCCAGCTCCTCGGCATGCGGCTCGAGGAGGAGGCGCGCGAGGTCGCCCACGGCAAGGCCAAGGAGGTGCTCGCCACCACCATCCAGCGCCTCGCCCCCGACTATACGGTCGAGACGGCGGTGTCCATCGTGGACCTGCCCTCCGACGACATGAAGGGCCGCATCATCGGTCGCGAGGGGCGGAACATCCGGGCGCTCGAGCTCCACACCGGGGTGGACCTCATCGTGGACGACACGCCGGAGGCGGTGCTGATCTCCGCCTACGACCCCTACCGCCGCGAGATCGCGCGGCTGGCCCTCCAGAAGCTCATCGCGGACGGGCGCATCCATCCCGCGCGCATCGAGGAAGTGGTGGACAAGGTCAAGAAGGAGATGGAGGAGCACCTCAAGGAGGAGGGCGAAAAAGCCTGCTTCGAGGTGGGTGTGCACGGCCTCCATCCCGAGCTGATCAAGCTCGTCGGGCGCATGAAGTACCGCACCTCCTACGGCCAGAACTGCCTCCAGCACTCCAAGGAGGTGGCGTGGCTGGCCGGCATGATGGCGGCGGAGATCGGCGCCGACGTGAAGCTGGCCAAGCGCATGGGGCTGCTCCACGACATCGGCAAGGCCCTCACCCACGAGCAGGAAGGAAGCCACCCGGAGCTATCGCTCCAGGTCCTCACCAAGTACAGCGAGTCGCCGCAGGTGATCAACGCCGCCCTGTGCGGGCACGAGAACGTGGAGGCCGAGACCATCGAGGCGGTACTCACGGAGGCCGCCGACGGCATCTCGGCGGCCCGCCCGGGGGCGCGGCGCGACGTGCTCGAGAGCTACATCAAGCGGCTGGCCAAGCTGGAAGAGATCGCGATGTCCTACAAGGGCGTCGAGATGTGCTACGCGATCCAGGCGGGCCGCGAGCTGCGCATCATGACCAAGGCCGAGCAGATCTCCGACCTCGACGCGCATCAGCTCGCCAAGGACATCTCCAAGCGCATCGAGGCCGAGATGCAGTACCCCGGGCACATCAAGGTCGTGGTGATCCGCGAGACGCGCGCGGTCGAGGTGGCAAAGTAG
- a CDS encoding TIGR00282 family metallophosphoesterase, which yields MAKPLTILCVGDLFGEPGRRAAETLVPKLRKQYEVDLAIVNVENAAAGYGVTPQIARSMLEHGADVMTTGNHIWDRKEIIEYIVKDNLLLRPANFPAGTPGAGSVVVKVGPHKVGVLNLMGRVFFPQQLDCPFRKADEEIARLRQETPIIVVDAHCEATSESQALGWYLDGQVSAVVGTHRHTQTADERVLPKGTAFITDLGMTGPVNSVIGVDPELAIARFLTQMPTRFEPAKGPAALHGAVIRVDPDTGKALGIERLRVPAPA from the coding sequence ATGGCCAAGCCGCTGACGATCCTGTGCGTGGGCGACCTCTTCGGCGAGCCCGGGCGGCGCGCCGCCGAGACCTTGGTGCCCAAGCTCCGCAAGCAGTACGAAGTCGATCTCGCCATCGTCAACGTGGAGAACGCGGCGGCGGGCTACGGCGTGACGCCCCAGATCGCGCGCTCGATGCTCGAGCACGGCGCCGACGTGATGACCACCGGCAACCACATCTGGGACCGCAAGGAGATCATCGAGTACATCGTCAAGGACAACCTCCTTCTCCGCCCCGCCAACTTCCCCGCCGGCACCCCCGGCGCGGGCTCGGTGGTGGTGAAGGTCGGGCCGCACAAGGTCGGCGTGCTGAACCTGATGGGCCGGGTGTTCTTCCCCCAGCAGCTCGACTGTCCGTTCCGCAAGGCCGACGAGGAGATCGCGCGGCTCCGCCAGGAGACGCCGATCATCGTGGTGGACGCGCACTGCGAGGCAACCTCCGAATCGCAGGCGCTCGGGTGGTATCTCGACGGGCAGGTGAGCGCGGTGGTGGGCACGCATCGCCACACCCAGACCGCGGACGAGCGCGTGCTGCCGAAAGGCACCGCGTTCATCACCGATCTCGGCATGACGGGGCCGGTCAACTCCGTGATCGGGGTGGACCCGGAGCTCGCCATCGCGCGCTTCCTCACCCAGATGCCCACGCGCTTCGAGCCGGCCAAGGGCCCGGCGGCCCTGCACGGCGCGGTGATCCGCGTCGATCCGGACACCGGCAAGGCGCTCGGCATCGAGCGCCTCCGCGTTCCCGCCCCCGCCTGA